A stretch of Scheffersomyces stipitis CBS 6054 chromosome 2, complete sequence DNA encodes these proteins:
- a CDS encoding predicted protein codes for MPEAPNDVIKLTRLHTNPKKGHKLGSALATWKKIKSAAAATGTAAAETESTSTDELLSDLSTENSLFEYGKNGEIIIVYRDSRILQVWDWKAPSEQTRTESETLYLNFQTKIEVMPSKNQLSIITFKLLDLPVNDPNSIAVVLLVKTQTETTVKYSLITKKINFSSSFHNSQAVELSPVFQNSTDFSLKASKKFVVVANNEGFIYIYRYNVADFKLTPANADFSLPSIRKSSTQPVISRHHLQSVGDGDILLQTSCNQDNCPIFDIEDNWLVYSPTKFEYKHLKAISSSAPSVSANPMAQDPVITLPSNNETVSTHSNLYTPVKLPASGPLLNKLLSTISNTALDGLFRLSEISSSKVKSYMNSKSKETYKAPTINSISKSLGKLLYSTASTTATTLENSTRSLKPNNNQIIKVIDLSNDKVLGVFKPLGGVSNVSLSPYDLHLVHSNYRGDTLFMWDLYRLPSEVSLIGKFTRGKTSAIIEEIFWFNNNYGDQINSSSSGNSNNEPSIKGMNSGFGCITKSTGSVHWFNINYLSGNMNNNFPNSLNKEKVRRNSQSSQFLDSWILSSLKARRFVALPELCNSIAPTASFGDSDPGCVANRLAINQLAIIDSDNQLKLISTLNGRHLYKYELPIAPVAESFIPFNSRRAEAKVEDSKDRVNPLSQAEIETSVPFLNLINNKNIEFAVFSFEGEEGDRNNFFHCFKEFGNDVPEKVIKFENGNHRSNKIIFDLKKDEDVKPEDRLALLDGLYIDQGEGSIEAQSSPVVDDQ; via the exons ATGCCTGAAGCTCCCAACGATGTCATCAAGTTAACCCGACT CCACACCAACCCAAAGAAGGGTCACAAGCTCGGCTCAGCTTTGGCAAcatggaagaagatcaaatcGGCTGCCGCTGCTACTGgtactgctgctgctgaaacTGAGTCAACTTCTACTGATGAGCTTCTAAGTGATCTAAGTACGGAAAACTCACTCTTTGAGTACGGTAAGAATGGCGAGATCATCATCGTCTACCGTGACAGCCGAATCTTGCAAGTCTGGGACTGGAAAGCGCCTTCCGAGCAAACGAGAACTGAATCGGAAACATTGTACTTGAACTTCCAGACCAAGATCGAAGTAATGCCTTCAAAGAACCAGTTATCGATCATAACGTTCAAGCTACTCGACCTACCTGTAAATGATCCCAACCTGATCGCGGTCGTTTTACTTGTCAAAACACAAACTGAAACAACAGTTAAGTATTCATTGATCACTaagaaaatcaacttttcttcatctttccACAACTCCCAAGCTGTAGAATTGTCCCCGGTTTTTCAAAACCTGACAGATTTCTCGTTGAAAGCCAGCAAGAAGTTTGTCGTGGTCGCCAACAACGAAGGATTTATCTATATATATCGCTATAATGTTGCTGATTTCAAATTAACTCCAGCCAACGCCGACTTCAGCTTGCCGTCTATACGAAAGAGCTCAACTCAACCCGTGATCAGCAGACACCATCTTCAGTCTGTAGGTGATGGAGATATCCTTTTGCAGACCAGTTGTAACCAAGATAACTGTCCAATATTTGATATCGAAGACAACTGGCTCGTCTACTCGCCTACAAAGTTCGAGTACAAACACTTGAAAGCCATCAGTAGTTCCGCGCCTAGTGTTTCAGCGAACCCCATGGCTCAGGATCCAGTGATAACTCTTCCGCTGAATAACGAAACCGTATCCACTCATAGCAATCTCTATACTCCGGTGAAATTGCCGGCTTCAGGGccattgttgaacaaactattgtcaacaatatcaaacACCGCATTAGATGGACTTTTCCGGTTATCTGAAATCAGTTCTTCCAAGGTAAAGTCGTATATGAACTCAAAGAGTAAAGAAACCTATAAGGCACCAACGATTAATTCTATCAGCAAATCGCTAGGTAAACTCTTGTATTCTACAGCTTCTACTACAGCTACAACATTAGAGAATAGCACGAGAAGCTTAAAAcccaacaacaaccagaTTATCAAAGTCATAGATCTTTCCAACGACAAGGTTTTAGGCGTCTTCAAGCCTTTGGGAGGTGTTTCCAACGTTTCGCTCTCGCCTTACGACTTACATCTTGTACATTCGAACTATAGAGGAGACACTTTGTTCATGTGGGATTTGTATAGATTGCCCAGTGAAGTGTCCTTGATAGGCAAGTTCACCAGAGGAAAGACATCAGCTatcattgaagaaatcttctggttcaacaacaactacGGAGATCAAATTAATAGTAGTAGTTCTGGAAACTCAAATAACGAGCCTAGCATCAAGGGTATGAACTCGGGCTTTGGGTGTATTACCAAGTCTACTGGTTCTGTTCATTGgttcaacatcaactaCTTGTCTGGTAATATGAACAACAATTTCCCCAACAGTCTAAATAAGGAGAAGGTGCGAAGAAATCTGCAATCGAGCCAGTTCTTGGACTCGTGGATTTTGTCGTCGTTGAAAGCTCGCAGATTTGTTGCTTTGCCTGAACTTTGTAACTCCATTGCACCCACTGCATCCTTCGGGGACTCTGATCCTGGATGTGTAGCAAATCGTCTTGCTATTAACCAGTTGGCAATTATCGATAGCGATAACCAGTTGAAGCTCATCTCGACTTTGAATGGAAGACATCTCTACAAGTACGAGTTGCCTATTGCGCCAGTAGCTGAATCGTTCATACCTTTTAATTCTCGACGGGCAGAAGCTAAAGTGGAAGATAGCAAGGATCGCGTCAATCCGTTATCACAGGCTGAGATCGAAACGAGTGTCcctttcttgaacttgatcaacaacaagaacatcgAGTTTGCTGTGTTTTCTTTTGAAGGAGAGGAAGGAGATAGAAACAACTTTTTCCACTGCTTCAAGGAGTTTGGCAACGATGTTCCAGAAAAGGTGATCAAGTTTGAGAATGGAAACCATCGGTCAAATAAGATAATCTttgacttgaagaaggacgaAGACGTAAAGCCCGAGGACAGATTGGCATTGCTCGATGGGTTGTATATTGACCAAGGTGAAGGAAGCATCGAAGCCCAGAGCAGTCCTGTTGTAGATGACCAGTAG